A stretch of Henckelia pumila isolate YLH828 chromosome 4, ASM3356847v2, whole genome shotgun sequence DNA encodes these proteins:
- the LOC140862336 gene encoding uncharacterized protein, with protein MDDTITPMEALLKRFQSFRPPYFNGKENPVDCESWLEDIDQLFESLDYSDDRRTRLVIHQLQEVAKSWWMTIKRAKENKGTAITWALFRAEFYKRFFPVSYRKDKGAEFANLRQGSMSIEDYVAKFDSLLRFAPHIADNEEANAEQFINVLHPDIFILVNTGRPDNFSDAMDQAMGA; from the coding sequence ATGGATGACACAATCACGCCTATGGAAGCCTtattgaagaggttccaatcATTTAGGCCGCCGTATTTTAATGGGAAGGAAAATCCGGTCgattgcgagagttggttggaagatattgatcagctctttGAGTCGCTTGACTACTCGGATGACCGCAGAACGAGACTGGTAATTCATCAACTTCAGGAAgtggcaaagagttggtggatgacTATCAAAAGAGCCAAAGAGAATAAAGGTACGGCAATTACTTGGGCACTTTTTAGAGCAGAGTTCTATAAGAGATTCTTTCCAGTTTCCTATCGAAAGGATAAAGGtgccgagtttgcaaatttgaggcAAGGTAGTATGAGTATCGAGGACTATGTTGCGAAGTTTGACAGTTTATTGAGGTTCGCTCCGCATATTGCCGACAATGAGGAGGCAAATGCAGAACAGTTCATTAACGTTTTGCACCCTGACATCTTTATTCTGGTGAATACTGGGAGGCCAGATAACTTTTCTGATGCGATGGATCAGGCAATGGGAGCATAA